AAGAGCATTAATGCGAAATATACTATTCCCAGCAATATGAGCATTAAGGAAGCAACGAGGGTTACGATAAGAGCCTTTAGACCAGAAGATATAGTATACATATTTAATTATGAAGCACATTTATTGGTTTAAATATTTTTTCATTTACAGAAAGGGTAGGATAACATCCATTATTCCATTTATTATAAACTGTACAGCGATTGCTAAAATTATTATGGATAATAGTCTAGCAATAACACGTAATCCTTCCCTAGATACGAGTTTTATTATTCGGTAAGAGTACTTCATTCCTAGATATGATAATAGCACCCCAACAATAATTCCTATGAAGATAAAAGATCCAAGTAAAAGGTTGTTTGCTTCAGAAGTGAGAAGTATCACAGTTGTAATCGTACCTGCACCTGCTGTAAGGGGAAAAGTAAGTGGGACTATGGCAAAGTCTTCAAGTTCGTCAGGTGAGTATTCGCGTTTCTTCGAAGATAGCATCCCAAGTGCAAGGACGATCATCAATATGCCACCTGCTATTTTGAAAGAGGCGATTGTTATATTAAATATAGTAAAAAGAAG
The genomic region above belongs to Candidatus Methylarchaceae archaeon HK02M2 and contains:
- a CDS encoding MarC family protein, which gives rise to MAGELEFLVLSITSIVSIMNPASTLAVYTVLTKDMKAEERHKIIVRSVTISFFVLSFFALTGQLLFTIFNITIASFKIAGGILMIVLALGMLSSKKREYSPDELEDFAIVPLTFPLTAGAGTITTVILLTSEANNLLLGSFIFIGIIVGVLLSYLGMKYSYRIIKLVSREGLRVIARLLSIIILAIAVQFIINGIMDVILPFL